One Allostreptomyces psammosilenae DNA segment encodes these proteins:
- a CDS encoding ABC transporter ATP-binding protein, with the protein MYRLTGVTKTYQAKNRTVPALQDVDLTIEDGDLLVIQGPTGGGKSTLLQMLGGLDRPTSGSIELDGVDVARLSEAKLTRLRAERLGFVFQSFNLLPTLSAQENVETALAPLGVRAAERRARATSALESVGLGERAGHLPSELSGGQQQRVAIARALVKEPRVILADEPTGNLDEETRDDIMALLEGLWKDRGLTFVMVTHDSSIARRAPRLATLKKGRISLRESATAGG; encoded by the coding sequence ATGTACCGGCTCACCGGCGTCACCAAGACCTACCAGGCCAAGAACCGCACCGTCCCGGCCCTGCAGGACGTCGACCTGACCATCGAGGACGGCGACCTGCTCGTCATCCAGGGACCGACCGGCGGCGGCAAGTCCACGCTGCTGCAGATGCTCGGCGGCCTCGACCGTCCCACCTCCGGCTCGATCGAGCTCGACGGGGTGGACGTGGCGCGGCTCAGCGAGGCCAAGCTCACCCGGCTGCGCGCCGAGCGGCTCGGCTTCGTCTTCCAGTCGTTCAACCTGCTGCCGACGCTGAGCGCGCAGGAGAACGTGGAGACGGCGCTGGCCCCGCTGGGCGTCAGGGCGGCGGAGCGCCGCGCCCGCGCCACGAGCGCACTGGAGTCCGTGGGGCTGGGCGAGCGCGCCGGCCACCTGCCCTCGGAGCTGTCCGGCGGTCAGCAGCAGCGCGTGGCCATCGCCCGGGCCCTGGTGAAGGAACCCCGGGTGATCCTGGCGGACGAGCCCACCGGGAACCTCGACGAGGAGACCCGGGACGACATCATGGCCCTGCTGGAGGGGCTGTGGAAGGACCGCGGGCTGACCTTCGTGATGGTGACCCACGACAGTTCCATCGCCCGCCGGGCCCCACGGCTGGCCACGCTGAAGAAGGGACGGATCAGCCTGCGGGAGAGCGCCACGGCCGGCGGCTGA